In a single window of the Pseudanabaena sp. BC1403 genome:
- the uvrB gene encoding excinuclease ABC subunit UvrB codes for MALFDIRTPWPPTADQPKAIAQLFDGLQKGLRYQTLLGATGTGKTMTVANAIAQYQKPTLVLAHNKTLAAQLCNELREFFPNNAVEYFISYYDYYQPEAYIPVTDTYIEKTASINDEIDMLRHSATRSLFERKDVIVVASVSCIYGLGIPEEYLKASIPLGVGIEYDQRELLRSLTNVQYERNDIEMGRGKFRVKGDILEIGPAYEDRTIRIEFFGDQIEAIRYVDPVTGEILQSLEALNIYPARHFVTPTDRLEIACAEIREEMEARLEELTNAGKLLEAQRLEQRTKYDLELLQEVGFCNGVENYSRHLAGRQAGESPACLVDYFPKDDWLLIVDESHVSIPQIRGMYNGDRARKMTLIDHGFRLPSAADNRPLKADEFWGMVKQCIFVSATPGDWEMEVSEQVVEQIIRPTGVIDPEIFVRPTEGQVDDLYHEIQERIKRKERVLITTLTKKMAEDLTTYFQERNLLVRYLHSDIKSIERIEILQDLRRGTFDVLIGVNLLREGLDLPEVSLVAILDADKEGFLRAERSLIQTIGRAARNIGGQVIMYADRMTNSMEKAISETERRRRIQTKYNQDNQITPTSIVKSIEGNSILDFLSVSRRLNERQLEYVVNNAKEIPLDDIPSLIGELEAQMKDAAKKQEFEQAAAFRDKIKLLRDRLLGKA; via the coding sequence ATGGCATTGTTTGACATTCGTACCCCTTGGCCGCCCACCGCCGATCAACCCAAAGCGATCGCCCAATTATTTGACGGATTACAAAAAGGATTGCGTTATCAGACACTTTTGGGTGCGACGGGGACAGGCAAAACCATGACCGTAGCCAATGCGATCGCACAATATCAAAAGCCAACCTTGGTACTTGCCCATAACAAAACCTTAGCGGCGCAGCTTTGTAACGAATTGCGCGAATTCTTTCCTAATAATGCTGTCGAATACTTCATCAGTTATTACGATTACTACCAACCTGAAGCCTATATCCCAGTAACGGATACCTACATCGAGAAAACCGCTTCGATTAACGATGAGATCGATATGCTGCGGCATTCAGCAACGCGATCGCTCTTTGAGCGCAAGGACGTAATTGTGGTTGCCTCGGTAAGCTGCATCTATGGTTTGGGTATTCCTGAAGAATATCTCAAAGCCTCAATACCCTTGGGTGTGGGTATTGAATATGACCAGCGAGAATTACTGCGATCGCTAACCAATGTGCAATACGAGCGCAATGATATCGAAATGGGGCGCGGCAAATTTCGCGTCAAGGGTGACATTTTAGAAATTGGGCCAGCTTATGAAGATCGCACAATTCGGATCGAGTTTTTTGGCGATCAAATCGAAGCAATTCGTTATGTTGATCCAGTTACTGGCGAGATTTTGCAAAGTTTAGAAGCTTTGAACATTTATCCTGCGCGTCACTTTGTTACTCCTACTGATCGCTTAGAGATTGCCTGCGCAGAAATCAGAGAAGAGATGGAAGCAAGACTTGAAGAATTAACTAATGCAGGAAAATTACTCGAAGCTCAACGTTTAGAACAACGCACAAAATACGATTTGGAACTATTGCAGGAAGTCGGCTTTTGTAATGGAGTCGAGAACTATTCGCGCCATTTAGCAGGTCGTCAAGCTGGTGAATCGCCAGCGTGTTTAGTAGATTACTTCCCAAAAGATGATTGGTTGCTAATTGTGGATGAGTCTCATGTCTCTATCCCTCAAATTCGCGGAATGTATAATGGCGATCGCGCTAGAAAGATGACCTTAATCGATCACGGCTTTCGCTTACCTAGCGCTGCTGATAACCGTCCACTCAAGGCTGATGAGTTTTGGGGGATGGTCAAGCAATGCATTTTTGTTTCTGCGACTCCAGGGGATTGGGAAATGGAAGTTTCAGAACAAGTTGTCGAACAAATTATTAGACCAACTGGCGTTATCGATCCCGAAATATTTGTGCGTCCGACTGAAGGGCAAGTTGACGACCTCTATCATGAGATTCAAGAACGGATTAAGCGTAAGGAACGAGTCCTAATCACAACTCTGACAAAGAAGATGGCTGAGGATTTGACTACATATTTTCAAGAGCGAAATCTTTTAGTCCGCTATCTACATTCAGACATTAAATCAATTGAACGGATTGAGATTCTGCAAGATCTTCGTAGAGGTACATTTGATGTGTTGATTGGTGTAAACTTACTGCGTGAAGGTTTAGATTTGCCAGAAGTTTCGCTAGTAGCAATTTTGGATGCAGACAAAGAGGGCTTCTTAAGAGCAGAGCGATCGCTAATTCAGACCATCGGTCGGGCGGCGCGAAACATTGGCGGACAGGTAATTATGTATGCCGATCGCATGACGAACAGCATGGAAAAAGCCATTTCCGAAACTGAGCGCCGCCGCCGTATTCAAACCAAGTATAACCAAGATAATCAGATTACCCCAACCTCAATTGTCAAATCCATTGAAGGCAATTCGATCTTAGACTTTCTCTCGGTATCACGCCGTCTTAATGAACGCCAGCTTGAATATGTCGTAAACAATGCCAAAGAGATTCCCCTTGATGATATTCCCTCTTTAATTGGAGAACTGGAAGCCCAAATGAAAGACGCGGCGAAGAAACAAGAATTCGAGCAAGCTGCTGCTTTTCGCGACAAAATTAAGTTACTGCGCGATCGCTTACTTGGTAAAGCGTAA
- a CDS encoding VWA domain-containing protein translates to MLDKRDYTLIIDKSGSMSNTDRGTNKSRWEIVKESTLALARKCDQLDPDGITVYLFSGKFKRYDNVSAVKVEQIFQENDPMGGTNLTAVLQDAINQYFQRKKAGQAKAGETILVITDGEPDDRRSVFEVIIDATRRLNSDEELAISFIQVGSDASATDFLKALDDKLQSIGANFDIVDTITLSDMEDMTLAEVLLSAISD, encoded by the coding sequence ATGCTAGACAAGCGCGACTATACCCTAATCATCGATAAAAGTGGAAGCATGTCAAACACTGACAGAGGCACTAACAAAAGTCGGTGGGAAATTGTCAAGGAATCGACGCTTGCCCTTGCGCGTAAATGCGATCAGTTAGACCCAGACGGGATTACGGTGTATTTGTTCTCAGGAAAATTTAAGCGCTACGACAATGTATCGGCAGTGAAGGTTGAGCAAATCTTCCAAGAAAATGATCCGATGGGTGGCACGAATTTGACCGCAGTTTTGCAAGACGCGATTAATCAATACTTTCAACGCAAAAAGGCTGGTCAAGCTAAGGCTGGGGAAACCATTCTAGTGATTACCGATGGAGAACCCGATGATCGCCGTTCTGTGTTTGAAGTCATCATCGACGCAACACGCCGTCTTAATTCAGATGAAGAACTAGCAATCTCTTTTATTCAAGTTGGTTCTGATGCAAGTGCCACTGATTTCCTCAAGGCTTTAGATGATAAGTTGCAGAGCATCGGAGCGAATTTTGACATTGTGGATACGATTACACTTAGTGATATGGAAGATATGACACTTGCAGAAGTGTTACTGAGCGCGATTAGTGATTAG
- a CDS encoding salt stress protein, Slr1339 family: MESLESILSDLQGKYKDPETSKQGKEDKTTPQLPSQNNSQSIAPAANSLDSLLNDLRINSQSNSQSNSQTYLPDYTSPQVTPEGTPKLTSPVIDRDLQQIANQQKAKDQEEITKTATEWLKKLDPLGGEGLWFEELAKNYPSRLEAAIALLQSK, encoded by the coding sequence ATGGAATCTCTTGAGTCCATTCTTTCGGATCTTCAGGGCAAATATAAAGATCCAGAAACTAGTAAACAAGGTAAAGAGGATAAGACAACTCCTCAGTTGCCTAGCCAAAACAACAGCCAATCGATCGCACCTGCCGCCAATTCATTGGATAGTTTGTTAAATGATTTGCGGATTAATTCACAAAGTAATTCGCAAAGTAATTCGCAAACCTATTTGCCTGATTACACATCACCGCAAGTAACGCCCGAAGGTACACCTAAACTGACTTCACCTGTGATTGATCGCGATTTACAGCAGATTGCTAATCAGCAAAAAGCTAAAGATCAAGAAGAGATCACAAAAACTGCAACTGAATGGTTAAAAAAGCTCGATCCGCTTGGTGGTGAAGGCTTATGGTTTGAGGAATTAGCCAAAAACTATCCTTCACGACTAGAAGCTGCGATCGCTTTACTCCAATCCAAATAA
- the gloB gene encoding hydroxyacylglutathione hydrolase yields the protein MNIYRLAVLSDNYVFVLHDPASNTAAVVDPAVPEPVLAKLEELGANLVAIFNTHHHSDHVGGNNALIKKFPDAIVYGGEKDRDRIPHQQVFLKGGDRVTFGDREAQVFFVPGHTYAHIAYYFAPVGDQGGELFCGDTLFAGGCGRLFEGTPAEMLTSLDQLRQLPDDTRVWCAHEYTLGNLKFALTVDSDNPDLQERMTTATAMRQRGEATVPTTIGLEKRTNPFMRWDFPAIQRSAGIEIPERVFARIRGKKDNF from the coding sequence ATGAACATTTATCGTCTAGCCGTTTTAAGTGACAATTACGTTTTTGTCTTGCATGATCCTGCTAGCAATACTGCCGCAGTAGTTGATCCAGCCGTACCAGAACCTGTTCTTGCCAAATTAGAAGAACTAGGTGCAAATTTAGTTGCCATTTTTAATACCCATCACCATAGCGATCATGTGGGTGGGAATAATGCTCTCATTAAAAAATTCCCCGATGCAATTGTCTATGGCGGTGAAAAAGACCGCGATCGCATTCCCCATCAGCAAGTTTTTTTAAAAGGTGGAGATCGCGTTACTTTTGGCGATCGGGAAGCTCAGGTGTTTTTTGTGCCTGGTCATACCTACGCTCACATTGCCTATTACTTCGCGCCTGTGGGTGACCAAGGTGGTGAATTATTCTGCGGTGATACTTTGTTTGCTGGTGGCTGTGGCAGGCTGTTTGAAGGGACTCCTGCGGAAATGCTTACCTCACTGGATCAACTGCGTCAACTGCCCGACGATACTCGCGTCTGGTGCGCTCATGAGTATACGCTTGGCAATCTCAAGTTTGCTCTGACTGTAGATAGTGATAATCCTGATTTACAAGAGCGGATGACTACCGCAACTGCAATGAGACAAAGAGGCGAAGCAACTGTACCAACTACGATTGGACTAGAAAAGCGGACTAATCCATTTATGCGCTGGGATTTTCCTGCAATTCAGCGATCGGCTGGTATTGAAATTCCTGAGCGGGTATTTGCCAGAATTCGCGGTAAAAAAGATAATTTTTAG
- a CDS encoding mannose-1-phosphate guanyltransferase, with product MRAVLMAGGSGTRLRPLTCDMPKPMVSVLNRPITEHILNLLKRHGIREVIATLHYLPDVIREHFGDGSDFGVNMMYVVEEDEPLGTAGCVKNVESLLDSTFLVISGDSITDFDLTAAIKFHREKKSQATLILRRVSDPMAFGVVITNEQDQIQRFLEKPSTSEVFSDTVNTGIYILEPEVLDFLPTNEPSDFSTDLFPLLLAKNVPMYGYIASGYWCDIGSLDAYRQAQYDAIRGRVHLDLDYVQLRTGLWIGKHTVISPTVQIEPPVLIGSNCSIGDRTKISAGTIIGDRVTIGSDCDLQRPIIGNSAMISEECHLWACTISRNVRVSRRAHVMEGSVVGSNSVIGEEARIFPNVRIWPSKHVEAGATLTTNLIWGAMASRNLFGQYSVSGLANVDITPEFAVKLGAAYGATLHPNSHVMVSRDQRTICRMLTRSLISGLMSVGINVENLEATAIPISRFIAPSLGVVGGIHVRVHPDRNDCVMIEFLDADGININKSAEKKIEGTFFKEDFRRARIEEIGEISYPTRVLDYYNSGFAKNIDVEAIRFSDCKKIVIDYVYAVSGAVLPRILGKFSTDVVVLNASLNEVAPAPVDREKMLTQLTDVVKAVRANFGVQVYANGEKFILIDELGKPIRDEALTGLMVEMVLTSQNGGTVVVPVSASGMVELIAEKHGGRVIRTRANPTALMATCHSHEGVVLGGSAEMGFIFPQLHPGFDAMFSIAKIMEWITLQKRSLSQVRVHLPRCHFRKQVVRCPWSIKGTLMRHLVESYGREKIELIDGVKVFYSDRDWVLVLPDAGDPLVHVFANGFDTPLSNGQAWAERNIEDFCSHIDGFCKIQVALSKDSVILDN from the coding sequence ATGCGAGCGGTATTGATGGCAGGCGGTTCAGGAACGAGATTACGCCCACTTACTTGCGATATGCCAAAACCAATGGTATCGGTGCTAAATCGTCCCATTACCGAACATATTCTGAATTTACTTAAGCGTCACGGCATTAGAGAAGTAATTGCCACGTTGCACTACTTACCCGATGTAATTCGCGAACATTTTGGTGATGGCTCGGATTTTGGCGTAAATATGATGTACGTGGTTGAAGAAGATGAACCATTGGGAACAGCAGGCTGCGTCAAAAATGTGGAAAGTCTTTTAGATAGTACTTTTCTCGTGATTAGTGGAGATAGTATTACCGACTTTGATCTCACCGCCGCAATCAAATTTCATCGCGAAAAAAAATCGCAAGCAACCCTGATTTTGCGACGGGTCAGCGATCCGATGGCTTTTGGGGTAGTGATTACTAACGAACAAGATCAAATTCAAAGATTTTTGGAAAAACCATCAACGAGCGAAGTTTTTTCCGATACAGTCAATACTGGCATTTATATTCTTGAACCTGAAGTTTTAGATTTTTTACCCACTAATGAGCCAAGTGACTTTTCTACGGATCTGTTTCCACTTTTATTAGCTAAAAATGTACCGATGTACGGCTATATCGCCAGTGGATATTGGTGCGATATTGGCTCCTTAGATGCATATAGACAAGCGCAGTATGATGCGATCAGAGGACGTGTTCACTTAGATCTGGACTATGTGCAATTGCGAACAGGTTTATGGATTGGCAAACATACCGTAATTTCGCCCACCGTTCAAATTGAGCCTCCTGTACTAATTGGCAGTAATTGCTCTATCGGCGATCGCACCAAAATTTCCGCTGGTACGATCATCGGCGATCGCGTCACTATTGGCTCAGACTGCGATCTTCAACGTCCGATCATTGGCAATAGCGCCATGATTAGCGAAGAGTGCCACCTATGGGCTTGCACGATCTCCCGCAATGTTCGCGTTAGCCGCCGCGCTCATGTCATGGAGGGCTCAGTGGTTGGCTCCAATTCTGTCATAGGGGAAGAGGCAAGAATTTTCCCAAATGTGCGAATTTGGCCGAGCAAACATGTAGAAGCAGGTGCAACCCTAACCACAAACTTGATTTGGGGGGCAATGGCATCACGCAATTTGTTTGGGCAATATAGCGTGTCTGGCTTAGCCAATGTGGATATTACGCCCGAATTTGCGGTAAAACTAGGCGCTGCCTATGGTGCAACTCTGCATCCTAATTCCCATGTAATGGTTTCGCGGGATCAACGCACGATTTGTCGAATGTTAACGCGATCGCTAATTTCAGGATTAATGTCTGTAGGCATTAATGTGGAAAATCTTGAGGCAACAGCGATCCCGATTTCGCGATTTATTGCCCCAAGTCTCGGTGTAGTTGGTGGCATCCATGTGCGCGTTCATCCTGATCGCAATGACTGCGTGATGATTGAGTTCCTTGATGCTGATGGGATTAATATCAACAAATCCGCAGAAAAAAAGATTGAAGGCACATTTTTTAAAGAAGATTTCCGTAGAGCAAGAATCGAGGAAATTGGTGAAATTAGTTATCCCACTCGCGTTTTAGATTATTACAACAGCGGCTTTGCCAAAAATATTGACGTTGAGGCAATCAGATTTAGTGATTGCAAAAAAATCGTTATTGACTATGTGTATGCAGTCTCAGGCGCAGTTTTACCGAGAATATTAGGCAAATTTAGTACCGATGTCGTGGTTCTCAATGCCAGCCTCAATGAAGTTGCCCCAGCTCCAGTTGATCGCGAAAAAATGTTGACTCAGTTAACAGATGTGGTCAAGGCAGTACGGGCAAATTTTGGTGTACAAGTCTATGCTAATGGGGAGAAATTTATCTTAATTGATGAGCTAGGTAAACCTATCCGTGATGAAGCTTTAACTGGGTTAATGGTGGAAATGGTACTGACTTCTCAGAATGGTGGCACTGTCGTCGTACCTGTTTCTGCATCGGGTATGGTGGAACTGATAGCAGAAAAGCATGGGGGCAGAGTGATTCGCACTCGCGCCAATCCAACAGCTTTGATGGCGACTTGCCATAGTCATGAAGGTGTAGTGCTTGGTGGGTCAGCAGAAATGGGATTTATCTTCCCGCAGCTTCATCCTGGTTTTGATGCGATGTTTAGCATTGCGAAGATTATGGAATGGATTACGTTACAAAAGAGATCGCTATCGCAAGTACGAGTACATTTGCCTCGTTGCCATTTTCGCAAACAGGTCGTGCGTTGCCCTTGGAGTATCAAAGGTACACTCATGCGCCATTTAGTCGAATCTTACGGGCGCGAAAAAATAGAGCTGATCGATGGCGTTAAGGTTTTTTATAGCGATCGCGATTGGGTTTTAGTGTTGCCAGACGCAGGAGATCCGCTTGTGCATGTTTTTGCGAATGGATTTGATACGCCATTGAGTAATGGACAAGCATGGGCTGAGCGCAATATTGAGGATTTTTGCAGTCATATTGATGGTTTCTGCAAGATCCAAGTTGCCCTATCCAAAGATTCTGTGATTCTAGATAATTAG
- the pyrF gene encoding orotidine-5'-phosphate decarboxylase: MKINLNTEADPQTKIIVALDVPSASEAINLCDRLPQVSFWKVGLELFIADGSTILRELKARNKKIFLDLKLHDIPNTVASACRVATKYGADFLTIHASGGKAMMQAAQAEVQDSSTQLLAVSLLTSISSVELQSDLLVPLEIPEYVAKLVLLAKESGLKGAVCSPHEVKKLRSLLGNDFCFVTPGVRPAGVAVGDQSRVMTPKDAIAAGANYLVIGRPITAAFDPVLAWDQICKDCL, encoded by the coding sequence ATGAAAATAAACCTTAATACTGAAGCTGATCCCCAAACAAAAATTATTGTGGCGTTGGATGTACCTTCTGCTAGCGAAGCTATAAATTTATGCGATCGCTTGCCCCAAGTAAGTTTCTGGAAAGTTGGACTAGAGCTATTTATCGCCGATGGTAGTACGATTTTGCGCGAACTGAAGGCAAGGAATAAAAAGATATTTTTAGATTTAAAGCTGCATGACATACCCAATACAGTTGCTTCGGCTTGTCGAGTGGCGACAAAATATGGTGCGGATTTCCTAACAATTCATGCTTCGGGTGGTAAAGCCATGATGCAAGCTGCTCAAGCTGAAGTCCAAGACTCATCAACGCAACTTTTAGCGGTCTCGCTGTTAACCAGCATTTCTAGCGTCGAATTACAGTCTGATTTACTAGTACCTCTAGAAATCCCTGAATATGTTGCTAAATTGGTGCTTTTAGCCAAAGAGAGTGGACTCAAGGGTGCAGTCTGTTCGCCGCATGAGGTGAAGAAGCTGCGATCGCTACTTGGTAATGATTTTTGCTTCGTTACGCCTGGGGTTCGTCCCGCAGGAGTCGCAGTTGGCGATCAAAGTCGGGTGATGACTCCCAAAGATGCGATCGCGGCGGGTGCGAATTATTTAGTAATTGGTAGACCGATTACAGCTGCATTTGATCCTGTTTTAGCTTGGGATCAAATTTGTAAAGATTGTTTATAG
- a CDS encoding DUF2237 family protein, which translates to MAIIKNVLGENLSLCCSSPVTGFYRDGFCQTGDRDLGVHVICAEVTDEFLAYTKSQGNDLGTPAPMFSFPGLKAGDRWCLCASRWKEALEAGVAPPVNLTATHEAALKIVSLDQLQQHSI; encoded by the coding sequence ATGGCGATAATCAAAAATGTCTTGGGCGAAAATCTGTCGCTATGCTGCTCATCGCCAGTAACAGGATTTTATCGAGATGGATTTTGTCAAACAGGCGATCGCGATTTGGGAGTGCATGTTATTTGCGCTGAAGTCACCGATGAATTTCTTGCCTACACCAAATCCCAAGGTAATGATTTGGGAACACCTGCGCCGATGTTTAGTTTCCCAGGGCTAAAGGCAGGCGATCGCTGGTGTCTCTGTGCTTCGCGATGGAAAGAAGCATTAGAAGCAGGTGTTGCTCCACCCGTAAATCTCACCGCTACCCACGAAGCAGCTTTAAAAATTGTGTCTCTTGACCAATTACAACAACACTCAATTTAG
- the def gene encoding peptide deformylase, with the protein MFARSLNKIFNQKSQKLTVYQLGNPALREIAQPIADVRDREIQNLIDEMLVTLKESKGVGLAAPQIGRSLQLIIIASHPNERYPNAPQMEPKAMINPKIISSSGQTEKGWEGCLSVPMIRGLVPRDREIEVEYTDRQGDRKVTKLTDFVARIFQHEYDHLEGKVFLDRVENTLDLATEAEYQKLWR; encoded by the coding sequence ATGTTTGCCCGATCGCTTAATAAAATATTTAATCAAAAATCTCAAAAACTCACTGTTTATCAGCTTGGCAATCCAGCTTTAAGGGAGATTGCCCAACCGATTGCAGATGTCCGCGATCGCGAAATTCAGAATCTGATTGACGAAATGCTGGTTACGCTCAAAGAAAGCAAGGGCGTAGGTCTAGCCGCTCCGCAAATTGGGCGATCGCTTCAGTTAATCATTATTGCGTCTCACCCAAATGAGCGTTATCCAAATGCGCCTCAGATGGAACCAAAGGCAATGATTAACCCCAAAATCATCTCCTCTTCAGGGCAAACTGAAAAAGGTTGGGAAGGTTGCTTGTCAGTACCGATGATTCGTGGGCTTGTACCTCGCGATCGCGAAATCGAAGTTGAATATACAGATCGACAAGGCGATCGCAAAGTCACCAAACTAACTGATTTTGTAGCAAGAATCTTTCAACATGAATACGATCATCTCGAAGGAAAAGTCTTTTTAGATCGCGTCGAAAATACTCTCGATCTTGCTACAGAAGCGGAATATCAAAAATTATGGCGATAA
- a CDS encoding ATP-dependent helicase codes for MVTPDALHELRKTLRKGQQTMADWQGGELAVSAVPGAGKSTGMAVAAAIAIANFNLHRQKQLVIVTFTRSAVSNIRKKVSEHLKNLRLPQSSFTVSTLHSLAYNIASTHRELSGFGLGETKIISESLKQKLIRNATNIWVKENPKLYDLLLEGKNFDGEDTERLRRQTVLRTDVLPSLAREAIATAKSSGLSATQLREAEAPDGGDILAIAAGLYETYERLLRQEGAIDYDDMILGALRVLQNEGVRKYWQERIFAVFEDEAQDSSPLQTELLEILAQNSLENKNLMRVGDPNQAINSTFTPADPRFFNEFCDRCNINSQLSTLDQAGRSTRNVMRAANYMLHWVNHSEYAKIENPFRMQRIRPVDEDDPQKNANPEPIGKGVEIYMPNTVDDIEHEITMIGDRIKQLHDQDPKLSMAILVRQHNQGRFVAESLAWLTKEHEIKIYDVEQSDRRSRVPMDMLAILQFMERPHSPDNLKAALEVLKDRQKISSQQDLNALASNPEKFLYPTLLDPAISQLAQETQAKCIGLLRAKIELPLYNLIPFVAFTLYDEEAGLLATADKLGDRLNQQLVGSYSMQTVIESLREIVESENFEAVEDENLEGRYMTGGQVTLISLHKSKGLDWDVVFMPFLHKRICPGEAYIPESVKFLGDFGLPEVTRAQIRAIVHSDRLPNAEEAWKQCNYLKQAEEFRLLYVGMTRAKRLLWLSAAQSAPFSWNTLENRTENAPICPAITELARKFPELVSW; via the coding sequence ATGGTCACCCCTGACGCTCTCCATGAATTACGCAAAACCCTCCGCAAAGGACAGCAAACAATGGCGGACTGGCAGGGTGGCGAACTAGCAGTATCCGCAGTGCCAGGGGCAGGCAAATCAACAGGCATGGCAGTAGCCGCCGCGATCGCGATCGCAAATTTTAATCTGCATCGCCAAAAACAATTAGTCATCGTCACGTTTACGAGATCGGCAGTAAGCAACATTCGCAAAAAAGTATCTGAGCATCTCAAAAATCTGCGACTACCGCAAAGTTCCTTCACAGTTAGCACATTGCATAGCTTGGCTTACAACATCGCCAGTACCCATCGCGAGCTATCAGGATTTGGCTTAGGCGAAACCAAGATTATTTCCGAATCCCTCAAGCAAAAATTAATTCGTAATGCCACAAATATTTGGGTAAAAGAGAATCCCAAATTGTATGACCTATTGCTAGAAGGCAAAAACTTTGATGGCGAAGATACGGAACGCTTGCGACGACAGACAGTATTGCGAACTGATGTATTACCAAGCTTAGCCAGAGAAGCGATCGCAACGGCTAAAAGTTCAGGATTAAGCGCGACACAGTTGCGTGAAGCCGAAGCACCCGATGGCGGCGACATTTTAGCGATCGCGGCGGGACTCTATGAAACCTATGAGCGACTGTTGCGGCAGGAAGGTGCGATCGATTATGACGATATGATTCTGGGAGCATTGCGAGTCTTGCAAAATGAAGGTGTTCGCAAATATTGGCAAGAACGGATTTTTGCCGTATTTGAAGATGAAGCACAGGATTCTTCACCATTGCAAACAGAGCTGTTAGAGATTCTGGCTCAGAATTCCCTTGAGAACAAAAACCTGATGCGGGTTGGTGATCCTAACCAAGCGATTAACTCCACCTTTACACCTGCCGATCCGCGCTTTTTTAATGAATTTTGCGATCGCTGTAATATCAATTCTCAACTCTCAACTCTCGATCAAGCAGGACGCAGCACCAGAAACGTGATGCGAGCTGCAAACTATATGTTGCATTGGGTCAATCATTCAGAATATGCCAAGATTGAGAATCCTTTTCGTATGCAAAGAATTCGTCCTGTCGATGAGGATGATCCGCAAAAAAATGCGAATCCTGAACCAATTGGCAAGGGCGTAGAAATCTATATGCCCAATACTGTCGATGATATCGAGCATGAGATTACGATGATCGGCGATCGCATTAAACAATTGCATGATCAAGATCCCAAACTCAGTATGGCGATTTTAGTGCGTCAACATAATCAAGGACGCTTTGTTGCGGAGTCTTTGGCATGGTTAACAAAAGAGCATGAAATTAAAATCTATGATGTCGAACAAAGCGATCGGCGATCGCGAGTCCCAATGGATATGTTGGCGATTTTGCAATTTATGGAGCGTCCCCATTCGCCTGACAATCTCAAAGCAGCGCTAGAAGTTCTCAAGGATCGCCAAAAAATTTCATCGCAACAGGATCTTAATGCCCTTGCTAGTAATCCCGAAAAATTTCTCTATCCAACCTTGTTAGATCCTGCAATATCGCAACTCGCTCAGGAAACTCAAGCAAAATGTATCGGCTTACTTCGCGCTAAAATCGAACTTCCGTTATATAACCTGATTCCCTTTGTTGCGTTTACCCTCTATGACGAAGAGGCAGGACTATTAGCCACAGCGGACAAATTAGGCGATCGCCTTAATCAGCAACTTGTGGGTAGTTATTCGATGCAAACTGTGATCGAATCGCTACGAGAAATCGTCGAATCAGAAAACTTTGAAGCGGTCGAAGATGAGAATCTGGAAGGTCGCTATATGACTGGTGGACAGGTGACACTGATCAGTTTGCATAAATCTAAAGGGCTAGATTGGGATGTGGTATTCATGCCTTTTCTGCATAAACGTATTTGCCCAGGGGAAGCTTATATTCCTGAGTCTGTAAAGTTCTTAGGAGATTTTGGCTTACCTGAAGTAACTCGGGCACAGATTAGAGCGATCGTCCATAGCGATCGCCTTCCCAATGCGGAGGAAGCTTGGAAGCAATGCAATTACCTCAAACAAGCCGAGGAGTTTCGGCTACTCTATGTCGGCATGACCCGCGCCAAAAGACTTTTGTGGCTATCGGCGGCTCAGTCAGCACCATTCAGTTGGAACACCTTAGAAAATCGCACTGAAAATGCCCCAATTTGTCCTGCAATTACTGAGCTAGCCCGTAAATTTCCTGAACTCGTGTCTTGGTAA